GACGGGTACAAGGGCGGCCCCAAGGACCTCGATTACCTGGAGTTTGAGAAGGACAACGAGAACGGCGAGTACTGTTTGGTGATAGGCAAGTACGTCTCTAGCTTTGCTCTGTACTTCAAGGACGACATGGAGGCCAAGAAATTCCTCTCAGAGTTCCAGCGCATAGCCGGCGCGTTTGACAAGTAACTTTGCGTCGCAGCATTTGAGAAGCATTGGTCAGGCGCACGGTTCGGTATCTGCCTAGACAAGTTTCAAGAACTGATCTTTTGTCAGCCCTGCCTGTTCTATGATTGAGAGCAACGTCCTTGGAGCAATTTCGTCGTGCCTTGGGACCGTGACATTGTGGACACCATCTGAGAAATACATGTGGCTGCCCTTGCCATGCTTGTACTGGTAGCCCAGCTTTTGCAGAACCTTTACAACATCCTTCCAAGAAAGGACTGGAAGCTTGCTAGGCTGACGATATTTCAATTACTGTCTTCTGTTCCAGTACCTTGTTTTTAACCTGTACCTTGGATCTGACCTTCTGGAATTCTTGAGGGAACGCCTCGATGTACCCTTCTATGGCTTCCTTGATGTTGGCCATGGCCTCGTCCAGCGTTTTGCCTTGGCTGACTGCACCCGGCAGCTCTGCGCACTGGACGCTATACCATCCGTCCTCGTATTCTATCTTGATGGTAAAGTTGTAGAGCGCCACAATCCTTCACCAGAATCTAGCGGTAATCTGGAATATAAATATATGATAACCGGGAATCGCATCGTTCTAGCCAGCAGATGCGGGACGTACGCGGTGGCAGCACTGTAGTTTGACTAAAGGGTTTATTACGAGCCCCTATATTGACAAAAAGCAGTGATGCCCAACCACTTTTACGACCGCGACATCGTCTCCATAAAGGACTTTTCCAAGGCCGACCTCGAGTACGTCTTTTCGGCAACCGACAAGATCAGGACGATGACGCCGTGCGAGCGCGGGGAGCTTGGCAAGGGCAGGACGCTTGGCTACATATTCTACGAGCCGAGCACCAGGACGAGGATGAGCTTTGAGGCGGCGATGGCGTCGCTTGGCGGAAGCTTTATCGGCATTTCAGAGTTAAAGTCGTCGTCGGTGGAAAAGGGCGAAAGCCTCGCCGACACCATCAGGATTATCGACCTTTACTCTGACGTCATCGTATTGAGGCACCCGATGGACGGCTCTAGCAGGTTTGCTGCCGAGCTGTCGACAAACCCGATAATAAACGCGGGGAGCGGGAGCGAGGAGCACCCGACGCAGGCGCTTTTGGATTTGTACACGATCATGAAGGAAAAGGGCGGGATCGACGGTCTTTCTATCGCAATAGTGGGCGACCTGAAATACGGGAGGACCGTGTATTCTCTGCTGTACGGCCTTGCCAACTATCGCGTCGACGTGCACCTCGTGTCGCCGCCGTCGCTTGCGGTGAGAAAAGAGTCGATATACGATGTGCAGGGCAAGCTCAAGATAAAGGAGCACAACGAGCTTGGCGATGTGCTTGCGCACGCTGATGTATTGTACGTGACGAGGATTCAGCGCGAGCGCTTTCCAGACGTGCAGGAGTACGAGAAGGTCAAGGGCTCGTACACCGTCGACAGCGCGACGCTGGAAAAGGCAAAGCAGGATGTAGCGGTGATGCATCCGCTTCCGAGGCTCGACGAGATATCGCACTCTATTGACTACACCAAGAACGCGGTCTACTTCAAGCAGGCGGCGTACGGAAAAGAGTTGAGGGCAGCGCTTTTGGCGCTGATGTTAAATGAGAGCCCGCCGCTATAGCTAAATTGGCAGCTCTTTTTTACAGATATTGTAGCCGGATTCTTGGCTAGGCCGAGCGAGTAAACCTTTTGGCATCCTCAACGCAAAGAAGAAGCAGTGGTAAAAACTAGCAGGAACGAAAAACTCTGGCGCACCATATCCAAGCTCGACAGGCAGTCTGATAAGGAAAAAAGCGGCAGGGCACGGGTCAAGCCTGGCGAGGAAATGCTTGCCATCACCGCTGATACCGGCATGTTCTTCCATATCCTCCTCAAGGCGATCAAGGCAAAGCGCGTGCTTGAAGTCGGCACGTCTACTGGGTTTTCCACGCTCTGGCTTGCAGATGCCGTCGGCAAAAGCGGCCGAGTCGTGACCATAGAAAACGATCCACTAAAGATAGCAAGGGCAAAAAAGAATTTCCAAGATGCCGGCGTCGACAAAATAATTGAAGTGCGGCAGGGGATTGCCCTTGACGTCCTGCACAAACTGAAAGGGAGGTTTGATTTCGTGCTCCTTGACGCCGACAAGGAGAACATTATCAAGTATTTCAACCTCGTCCTGCCACTGGTGAGGATAGGGGGCATAATCGCTGCAGACAACATGCTCTTTCCGCCGCCTTACCGCCGGACGATGAAAAAATATGCGCACCACGTGCAGAACCACCCGCAGGTTCAGTCGGTAACAGTGCCGATAGGAATGGGCGAAGAGATCACGATAAAGCTGCGCTAGGCGGTCTCTAATGCCTAAGCGCAAGCGAGCTCATTGTGTTACTGGCACCGAGCCTGCGGCCATCGCAAGCACTGCAAGCGCCTTTACCAGCTGGCCGGCCTCCGCCTCGCGCCCAATGGCCTGTGTCTTTGAACCGGAGCCGAGGGTGTCAAGGGCGCCCTTGGCGGCAAAAAGCGAGTTTTCCCGCTCGGCCTGCGCTGCCCTCCGCTCGATGTCCTGCGCGCTTACCACTTTTGCACTCTGTGTCTTATGCATGCCACAGGATAAAAGAACTAACTGAAAACCTGCCGTCATGCAGTCGATTCCGGCCGCCCAGTTTATTAGTAAGAAATTTCTTACATTTATAGTAGCATGGCGTCTGTTGAAGAGTTCAAGACCATCAAGGTATCTGAGAAAGGACAAGTTGCAATCCCTGCAGACATCAGGAGGAAGATGGGTATCAAAAAAGGCGACAAAGTGATCTTGATTCTCAAGGGCAAGAAATTAGTCCTGGAAAAATCTGAAAGAATTGCCAAAAAACTGGAGAATGAATTTAAAGATATAGAAGATATCTCAGAACATTCGTTAAGGGAGGTCTGGGACAACAAGCAGGACGAAATATGGAATCAATACATCGTGGAGTCATGACTAATTGGTTTCGCAACGAGACATCGTTCTTGTAACTTTTCCTTTTTCAGACAGGAGCGGGACGAAAGTCAGGCCTGTGCTTGTAATTTCAAATGACGTTTACAACGCCAAGTTTGATGACTTTATTGGAATTCCCATCACATCAAATACCAATCTTAGAGACTATACTATATCCGTCACAAACAAAAAGCTAGAAAGTGGAAACCTGCTTGTTGCAAGTGTTATCAAGGTGGACAAGATTACAAGCATAGATCAGGCATTGGTCAGGAAAACCATTGGAAAAGTGAAAAAACAAGTCCACGAAGATGCCAAGAACATGCTTGCCTCGCTACTCAACTAAAAGGATGTATTTGGCATGAAGAAGCTCCCTGAAATAGATCTCAAAGAACTGGAGAAGCTGAAGGAAGAGAATTTCAAGGAGAGACTGGGTCTTCATACAGTCTAGCTTGAAAATTAGTCTAGGCTGACTGAAGTTATTCCAGTAGTGAGGCCCGTTGTAGAGATCGCAGATGCCGATTCAAATAGGGCGTCTTCAAATTTAGTAGACCCCGTGGCAAAACTCACGATAGGTGCTGTAACCAAAGAGAGAGGGAGGTGGAGACATTGAATTCGATGACAACTAGGCTGCTCCGTTGACGTAGTTTTCTTTCGTGGTAAAATTACTGAATCGCTAGCAGGAGTGAATTTAATGGTGGCCGAAGTGAATATATCTCTAATGAGGAAATCAACAAGAAGAATCCTCTTTAACAGAACTGATGGCAGAAGTGGTGGTAGTTTTCACTCTCGACCGGGATACCTGAAAAATGGTCCAAGTAGGCACAATAGTATCGATTGCAATCATAGTAGTCCCGCTCTTTCTTCCTCCTGTTTTCTCAATCATCGTATAATACGGCAGTCACCACCCGCGTAGGCTCCGTTAACTTAGCCACCATCCTTGGCCAGGAATGTCATAAACCGTATCATGTCTGCGCCCATATGCAGGTACAGTAAAAATAATTTGAACCAGTTCCAGACATGCTGTCTGTCACAATTCTCCTTCCTGCATGGAAAGTGGTCGTCAAAACACTCCGTCCTGTCCTTGATATGCTGTATAAACCGCTCCATCAAATTCTTCAATTCTGTACCGTACACATAATGGCGTAATCTGAGCCACCTGCAAGCATCATTGTACCACTGAGCACCGTCTGTGAATATCGGCCTCCTTCCATACCTCCTTTGCAACTGCTTGAAGAACTGGTAACATACGAAAATGGTCCTCTCACGAGACAGATGCATCATCAAGCATGTGCCAATAGTTGGTTCGTACGCTATCCATAGCCAATAGTCATGCCCATCTATCTGCAATAGTGTTTCGTCAACAAATATTGCCCTGACAAGGCGTCTGTCTGTCCGGAACCTGTCTGCAAGGCTGGAATATTTCTGTACCCATTTCCATACAGCAACGTGGCTCCTTCTCTTTATTGGTGATAGCGATCTGGCTGCCAGCCGAAAGCTCCTAGAATTAAAATACAGGTACAGTGCATATCTGATTATAGCTGGGTCTGTCCTCTTTCTCATGCCAATGAAAAGCTAGGACAGTCCTAGCTATACAGATTACCCTAAGTTAACAGAAGGTAAGCACAAGATGGAAGTCTATGAAAACATCAACAGGACAGTCCTAGCTATACAGATTACCCTAAGTTAACAGAGCCCCCGCGTATAGTTAAATCCTGAAATCTTTCAAGTGCAGCAAGTTTTCTTTCATCTTGCCTGATTTTGACAGGATTTTGCCATCAGCCGATATCAGGATAGCGTTAAAGTGATCTACCAAGGCGACGTACGTAGCATCATAAAATGTGATTGAAAAGTCGCGTGCAAACTTCATTGCGTTTGAGGCCAGCTCGTTGCTCAAGGGGATAAGTTCTATTTCCATATCTATCATGTCCTGCATTGCGTTTATGGCATCTTGTACCGTCAGCTCTTTGTTCTTCCAGATCGAGTTTCCTACCTCGTACAATAATTGAGCGGGGGCCAAAAGCCTGATCTTATTCTGTACAAATGCATCTCTAACCTCTATCGCCTTGTCTGTAAGATCCTCGTTGTTGAACCACTTTGCCGCGACGCTTGCGTCTAGAATGAATTTGTCGTCAGCGGGCATCGCGGTCTTCCCTTATTGACTTGGCAGAATCAAAGGCGCCATACTTTGTTTTTTCTCGTATTGCATCCATCGAATCTGCCACCTTTTTCCGCCGCGATTCTCGTATTTTGTCTTCTATGGCCGTTCTGATGTACTCGGACCAGTCAATGTCCACTTCTTTCATCTTCTTCTTCGTCTCCTCCGGTATTCTGACGCTCAATGGGGTACCGGCCATA
The sequence above is drawn from the Nitrososphaera viennensis EN76 genome and encodes:
- a CDS encoding type II toxin-antitoxin system HicA family toxin, translated to MKYRQPSKLPVLSWKDVVKVLQKLGYQYKHGKGSHMYFSDGVHNVTVPRHDEIAPRTLLSIIEQAGLTKDQFLKLV
- a CDS encoding type II toxin-antitoxin system HicB family antitoxin, which encodes MALYNFTIKIEYEDGWYSVQCAELPGAVSQGKTLDEAMANIKEAIEGYIEAFPQEFQKVRSKVQVKNKVLEQKTVIEISSA
- the pyrB gene encoding aspartate carbamoyltransferase, whose translation is MPNHFYDRDIVSIKDFSKADLEYVFSATDKIRTMTPCERGELGKGRTLGYIFYEPSTRTRMSFEAAMASLGGSFIGISELKSSSVEKGESLADTIRIIDLYSDVIVLRHPMDGSSRFAAELSTNPIINAGSGSEEHPTQALLDLYTIMKEKGGIDGLSIAIVGDLKYGRTVYSLLYGLANYRVDVHLVSPPSLAVRKESIYDVQGKLKIKEHNELGDVLAHADVLYVTRIQRERFPDVQEYEKVKGSYTVDSATLEKAKQDVAVMHPLPRLDEISHSIDYTKNAVYFKQAAYGKELRAALLALMLNESPPL
- a CDS encoding O-methyltransferase — translated: MVKTSRNEKLWRTISKLDRQSDKEKSGRARVKPGEEMLAITADTGMFFHILLKAIKAKRVLEVGTSTGFSTLWLADAVGKSGRVVTIENDPLKIARAKKNFQDAGVDKIIEVRQGIALDVLHKLKGRFDFVLLDADKENIIKYFNLVLPLVRIGGIIAADNMLFPPPYRRTMKKYAHHVQNHPQVQSVTVPIGMGEEITIKLR
- a CDS encoding AbrB/MazE/SpoVT family DNA-binding domain-containing protein, whose product is MASVEEFKTIKVSEKGQVAIPADIRRKMGIKKGDKVILILKGKKLVLEKSERIAKKLENEFKDIEDISEHSLREVWDNKQDEIWNQYIVES
- a CDS encoding type II toxin-antitoxin system PemK/MazF family toxin; protein product: MVSQRDIVLVTFPFSDRSGTKVRPVLVISNDVYNAKFDDFIGIPITSNTNLRDYTISVTNKKLESGNLLVASVIKVDKITSIDQALVRKTIGKVKKQVHEDAKNMLASLLN
- a CDS encoding DDE-type integrase/transposase/recombinase, giving the protein MRKRTDPAIIRYALYLYFNSRSFRLAARSLSPIKRRSHVAVWKWVQKYSSLADRFRTDRRLVRAIFVDETLLQIDGHDYWLWIAYEPTIGTCLMMHLSRERTIFVCYQFFKQLQRRYGRRPIFTDGAQWYNDACRWLRLRHYVYGTELKNLMERFIQHIKDRTECFDDHFPCRKENCDRQHVWNWFKLFLLYLHMGADMIRFMTFLAKDGG
- a CDS encoding type II toxin-antitoxin system VapC family toxin, yielding MPADDKFILDASVAAKWFNNEDLTDKAIEVRDAFVQNKIRLLAPAQLLYEVGNSIWKNKELTVQDAINAMQDMIDMEIELIPLSNELASNAMKFARDFSITFYDATYVALVDHFNAILISADGKILSKSGKMKENLLHLKDFRI
- the vapB gene encoding type II toxin-antitoxin system VapB family antitoxin, whose product is MAGTPLSVRIPEETKKKMKEVDIDWSEYIRTAIEDKIRESRRKKVADSMDAIREKTKYGAFDSAKSIREDRDAR